Proteins from a genomic interval of Erwinia sp. SLM-02:
- a CDS encoding dipeptide/oligopeptide/nickel ABC transporter permease/ATP-binding protein, with protein MSQILTAPSTRHRPSLWSLLLANRLATLGLIILLLTAIVALCAPLLPLADPDATNLLQRLLPPLSPGHLLGTDPLGRDVLSRLIWGTRVSLAVGISATLLAALFGTLIGLLAGYAGGRTDSLLMRLIDMLMAFPYILLALAIVAVLGPGLLNALYAIAVVNIPFFARNIRGLTVGLRQRDFVQAARLSGKSHASVLFTEVLPNVMPVIVVTMSTTIGWMILETAGLSFLGLGTQPPDADLGSMLGQGRAQMFSAPHVSLVPGIMIFLLVMSFNLLGDGIRDLLDPRLRSGVLQRAQAVTTVTRPAVPAAKTDGALLEVVDLAVSFRAGKQAQQAVKGISFHLQRGECLGLIGESGSGKSVTALSIMGLLASPPGEISGGAIYVDGEEMLSLSPDALRQRRGARVAYIFQDPLSTLHPQLRIGDQIVEAIQAHQPLSRSQARQKAIALLEDVGIPDAAARFNAWPHQLSGGQRQRVGIAMALANDPEIIIADEPTTALDVTVQARILELLQNLRRERGLTLLFITHDFGVIAQICDRVAVMRHGEIVESGDTATMLADPQHDYTRRLIASVPKAGQGRDFLRQVAALYPTSQPQQERV; from the coding sequence ATGAGCCAGATTCTGACGGCGCCCTCCACGCGCCACCGCCCGTCGCTCTGGTCGCTGCTGCTGGCGAACCGCCTGGCCACGCTGGGGCTGATTATTCTGCTGCTGACGGCGATCGTCGCCCTCTGCGCACCGCTGCTGCCGCTGGCCGATCCCGATGCCACCAATCTGCTGCAGCGCCTGCTGCCGCCGCTGTCGCCGGGGCATCTGCTGGGCACCGATCCGCTGGGGCGCGATGTACTGTCACGGCTGATCTGGGGGACGCGGGTGTCGCTGGCGGTGGGCATCAGCGCCACGCTGCTGGCCGCGCTGTTCGGCACGCTGATCGGCCTGCTGGCGGGCTACGCGGGGGGCCGCACCGACAGCCTGCTGATGCGGCTGATCGATATGCTGATGGCTTTCCCCTATATTCTGCTGGCGCTGGCGATTGTCGCGGTGCTCGGTCCGGGGCTGCTGAATGCGCTGTACGCCATCGCCGTGGTCAATATTCCCTTTTTCGCCCGTAATATACGCGGCCTGACCGTCGGCCTGCGCCAGCGCGACTTCGTGCAGGCGGCGCGACTCTCCGGCAAAAGCCACGCGTCGGTGCTGTTCACCGAAGTGCTACCCAACGTGATGCCGGTGATCGTGGTGACCATGTCCACCACCATCGGCTGGATGATCCTGGAAACCGCTGGCCTGTCGTTCCTCGGCCTCGGCACCCAGCCGCCGGATGCCGATTTAGGCTCCATGCTCGGCCAGGGGCGCGCACAGATGTTCAGCGCGCCGCACGTATCGCTGGTGCCGGGCATTATGATCTTCCTGCTGGTAATGAGCTTTAACCTGCTGGGCGACGGCATCCGCGACCTGCTCGATCCAAGGCTGCGCTCCGGCGTGCTGCAACGGGCGCAGGCGGTCACCACCGTCACCCGCCCTGCCGTACCGGCGGCAAAAACCGACGGTGCCCTGCTGGAGGTGGTGGATCTGGCGGTCAGCTTCCGCGCCGGAAAACAGGCGCAGCAGGCGGTGAAGGGCATCAGCTTCCATCTGCAGCGCGGGGAATGCCTGGGGTTGATTGGCGAAAGCGGCTCGGGGAAAAGCGTCACCGCGCTGTCGATTATGGGCCTGCTGGCCTCCCCGCCGGGTGAAATCAGCGGCGGCGCGATCTATGTGGACGGCGAAGAGATGCTGTCGCTTTCCCCTGACGCCCTGCGCCAGCGTCGGGGCGCGCGCGTCGCCTATATTTTCCAGGATCCGCTGAGCACGCTGCATCCGCAGTTACGCATCGGCGACCAGATCGTTGAGGCGATTCAGGCCCATCAGCCGCTGTCGCGCAGCCAGGCGCGGCAGAAAGCGATCGCCCTGCTGGAGGACGTCGGCATCCCCGATGCCGCCGCGCGGTTTAACGCCTGGCCGCATCAGCTTTCCGGCGGTCAGCGCCAGCGCGTGGGCATTGCGATGGCGCTGGCGAACGACCCGGAGATTATCATCGCCGATGAGCCGACCACCGCGCTGGACGTGACCGTGCAGGCCAGGATCCTGGAGCTGCTGCAAAACCTGCGCCGCGAACGCGGCCTGACCCTGCTGTTTATTACCCACGACTTCGGGGTGATTGCACAGATCTGCGATCGCGTGGCGGTGATGCGCCACGGCGAAATTGTGGAGAGCGGCGACACCGCCACGATGCTGGCCGATCCGCAGCACGACTACACCCGGCGGCTGATCGCCAGCGTGCCGAAGGCCGGCCAGGGGCGCGATTTCCTGCGCCAGGTCGCGGCGCTTTATCCCACCAGCCAGCCCCAGCAGGAGCGCGTATGA
- a CDS encoding ATP-binding cassette domain-containing protein, with protein MSNVIEVENLTKTFGHAARWFSPAAHQVQAVKGISLHLAAGETLAVVGESGSGKSTLARMLVGLETPTSGTIRLMGNETGSGRNGKENGRLIQYVFQDPVASLNPRKTIADTLDVPLKALCGYGGAKRKARMLELMEAVKMPADALIGYPHEFSGGQAQRLALARALAAEARILVLDEPVSALDVSVQAQVLLLLDQLKEQFGLSYLFISHDLAVVESIADRVAVMYHGDLVECADNATLFRSPQHSYTQSLLASAPRL; from the coding sequence ATGAGCAACGTGATTGAGGTAGAAAACCTGACAAAAACCTTCGGCCACGCCGCACGCTGGTTCAGCCCGGCGGCTCATCAGGTGCAGGCGGTCAAAGGGATTTCACTGCATCTTGCCGCCGGAGAAACGCTGGCGGTGGTGGGCGAAAGCGGCTCGGGGAAAAGTACCCTGGCGCGCATGCTGGTCGGGCTGGAAACGCCGACCTCGGGCACCATCCGCCTGATGGGCAACGAGACCGGCTCCGGACGCAACGGTAAAGAGAACGGGCGGCTGATCCAGTATGTGTTTCAGGATCCGGTCGCCTCGCTGAACCCGCGGAAAACCATTGCGGATACGCTGGACGTGCCGCTGAAGGCGCTGTGCGGCTACGGCGGTGCGAAACGAAAAGCGCGGATGCTGGAGCTGATGGAGGCGGTGAAAATGCCCGCCGATGCCCTGATCGGCTATCCGCACGAGTTTTCCGGCGGGCAGGCCCAGCGGCTGGCCCTGGCGCGAGCGCTGGCCGCCGAAGCGCGCATTCTGGTACTGGATGAGCCGGTCAGCGCGCTGGACGTGTCGGTACAGGCACAGGTTCTGCTGCTGCTGGATCAGCTGAAGGAACAGTTTGGCCTTTCCTACCTGTTTATCAGCCACGATCTGGCGGTGGTCGAATCGATTGCCGATCGGGTGGCGGTGATGTATCACGGAGATTTGGTAGAATGTGCCGATAACGCCACGCTGTTTCGTTCACCTCAGCACAGCTACACGCAGAGTCTGCTCGCCAGCGCCCCCCGTCTGTGA
- a CDS encoding FadR/GntR family transcriptional regulator yields MSQDTPDAPRRKRTDEIVDAIKETIIRDNLVPGDRLPQEKDLAQHYAAGKGTVREALKSLEVQGLIRTKTGPGGGAFIESMTETRAMSLLSNYLFTRELSIGNIYALRKALEPIAAVSAIHAIDEAGFARLNQLITVYDHPPADDDERWAQRMAELDFHGVVASYADNVLLAFLCHFLQRLLKDLAVCKDIYQRPEPVDRRVGINFQRRLIDAMRHKDAEEVEAIMRAHMQHAEASMLALEATLEERFLSDSI; encoded by the coding sequence ATGAGCCAGGACACCCCGGACGCACCGCGCCGCAAGCGCACCGACGAAATCGTTGATGCGATTAAAGAAACCATCATTCGCGATAACCTGGTGCCGGGCGACCGGCTGCCGCAGGAAAAAGATCTGGCCCAGCACTACGCCGCAGGTAAAGGCACGGTGCGCGAGGCGCTGAAGTCGCTGGAGGTGCAGGGGCTGATCCGCACCAAAACCGGGCCGGGCGGCGGCGCGTTTATCGAGTCGATGACCGAAACCCGCGCCATGAGCCTGCTTTCCAACTATCTGTTCACCCGCGAACTGTCGATCGGCAATATCTACGCCCTGCGCAAGGCGCTGGAGCCGATTGCCGCCGTCAGCGCAATTCACGCCATCGACGAGGCCGGTTTTGCCCGACTGAACCAGCTGATTACCGTCTACGACCATCCGCCCGCCGACGACGATGAGCGCTGGGCGCAGCGGATGGCGGAGCTGGATTTTCACGGCGTGGTCGCCAGCTATGCCGACAACGTGCTGCTGGCGTTTCTCTGCCACTTCTTACAGCGGCTGCTGAAGGATCTGGCGGTGTGCAAGGATATTTATCAGCGCCCCGAGCCGGTGGATCGCCGGGTGGGCATCAACTTTCAGCGCCGCCTGATCGACGCGATGCGCCACAAGGATGCGGAGGAAGTGGAGGCCATTATGCGCGCGCATATGCAGCACGCCGAGGCATCAATGCTGGCGCTGGAGGCAACGCTGGAGGAACGTTTTCTGAGCGACAGCATTTAA
- the licT gene encoding BglG family transcription antiterminator LicT has translation MTVVKVLNNSLVLASTPGHEDVIVMGKGLGFSSRPGDELDPQKIEKIYAVQNSQAARDYLRVIENSPEYLPPLVQSLIDLANVGLNGRLSEQLFFTLMDHLSFAIERFHKGIAIQNRLLFEVKRFYPREFALAQQAVNTLNQRLAISLPEEEAGNIAFHLVNGQTEVLNMESTLLSVKMLKDIFNIIKYHFRVEIDRDSLNYQRFLTHLQFFIQRMIERRQIATKDDFIFEQVRGEYPDHYRASQLIGEYVLNLLQVTLTTDELLYLMIHLVRVVPPAGEPADD, from the coding sequence ATGACGGTAGTAAAGGTGCTGAATAACAGTCTGGTGTTAGCCAGTACCCCCGGCCATGAAGACGTGATTGTGATGGGCAAAGGGCTGGGCTTCAGCAGCCGGCCCGGCGACGAGCTGGATCCGCAGAAGATTGAAAAAATCTACGCGGTGCAGAACAGCCAGGCCGCCCGCGACTATCTGCGGGTGATTGAAAACTCGCCGGAATACCTGCCGCCGCTGGTGCAGTCGCTGATTGACCTGGCCAACGTCGGGCTGAACGGCCGCCTCAGCGAGCAGCTGTTTTTTACCCTGATGGATCACCTCAGCTTTGCGATTGAGCGTTTCCACAAGGGCATTGCCATCCAGAACCGGCTGCTGTTTGAGGTCAAACGCTTCTATCCGCGTGAATTCGCGCTGGCGCAGCAGGCGGTCAACACGCTGAATCAGCGGCTGGCCATCAGCCTGCCGGAGGAGGAGGCGGGCAATATCGCCTTCCATCTGGTCAACGGGCAGACCGAGGTGCTGAATATGGAATCCACGCTGCTGTCGGTGAAGATGCTGAAAGATATCTTCAACATTATCAAATATCACTTCCGCGTGGAGATCGACCGCGACTCGCTGAACTATCAGCGTTTTCTGACCCACCTGCAGTTTTTCATTCAGCGGATGATCGAGCGGCGGCAGATCGCCACCAAAGACGATTTCATCTTCGAACAGGTGCGCGGCGAGTATCCCGATCACTATCGCGCCAGCCAGCTGATCGGCGAATACGTGCTGAATCTGCTGCAGGTGACGCTCACCACCGACGAGCTGCTGTACCTGATGATCCATCTGGTGCGGGTGGTGCCGCCGGCAGGGGAGCCGGCCGACGACTGA
- a CDS encoding glycoside hydrolase family 1 protein has product MIYRQTAPFPADFLWGASTSAYQVEGAWNEDGKSPSVIDMCQHPAETADFTVASDHYHRVMEDVALFAELGLKAYRFSIAWTRIIPGGVGEVNPAGLAFYERLIDELNRHGIEPIVTLYHFDLPWCLEQQGGWNSRATIDAFVAYARTLFTHFGEKVRYWLTINEQNTMILHPGAIGLPEGGVMPTAKSLWQQNHHMMLAQAQVMALCHRLLPVAKIGPAINTTSMYAETCKPEDAIAAHNWETLRGWNFLDVAVHGRYNSLAWRYLLDRDIAPEVEEGDAAILLQGRPDYVAINYYSTATIAASRGDASDISARAGDQQIMLGEPGVYRAAENPFVGKTQYGWVVDPVGLRLTLRKTWERYNLPILITENGIGAPDALEAGEVINDDYRIDFLRQHIAQLQLALADGVEVIGYCPWSAIDVVSTHQGYGKRYGFIYVNRGEHDLKDLKRIRKQSFGWYQQVIASNGQSL; this is encoded by the coding sequence ATGATTTATCGTCAGACAGCACCGTTCCCAGCCGATTTTTTATGGGGCGCTTCAACCTCGGCCTATCAGGTTGAGGGGGCGTGGAACGAAGACGGCAAAAGCCCGTCGGTGATTGATATGTGCCAGCATCCGGCGGAAACGGCGGATTTTACCGTGGCCAGCGATCACTATCATCGCGTGATGGAGGATGTTGCGCTGTTCGCCGAGCTGGGGCTGAAGGCCTATCGCTTCTCGATCGCGTGGACGCGCATCATCCCCGGCGGCGTCGGGGAAGTGAATCCGGCCGGTCTGGCCTTCTACGAGCGGCTGATTGATGAGCTGAACCGCCACGGCATCGAACCGATCGTCACCCTGTACCACTTCGATCTGCCGTGGTGCCTTGAGCAGCAGGGCGGCTGGAACAGCCGGGCAACCATCGACGCCTTTGTGGCGTACGCACGCACGCTGTTTACCCACTTTGGCGAAAAGGTTCGCTACTGGCTGACCATCAACGAACAGAACACCATGATCCTCCATCCGGGGGCGATTGGCCTGCCGGAAGGCGGCGTGATGCCCACGGCGAAATCGCTGTGGCAGCAGAACCACCATATGATGCTGGCCCAGGCGCAGGTGATGGCGCTCTGCCACCGCCTGCTGCCGGTGGCGAAAATCGGCCCGGCGATTAACACCACCTCGATGTATGCGGAAACCTGCAAACCGGAAGATGCCATTGCGGCGCACAACTGGGAAACCCTGCGCGGCTGGAATTTCCTCGACGTCGCGGTACACGGGCGCTACAACTCGCTGGCCTGGCGCTACCTGCTGGACCGCGATATTGCGCCGGAGGTCGAGGAAGGGGATGCGGCGATCCTGCTGCAGGGCCGGCCGGACTACGTGGCGATCAACTACTACTCCACGGCCACCATCGCCGCCAGCCGCGGCGACGCCTCGGATATCAGCGCCCGCGCCGGGGATCAGCAGATTATGCTGGGTGAACCCGGGGTCTATCGCGCGGCGGAAAATCCGTTCGTCGGCAAAACCCAATACGGCTGGGTGGTCGATCCGGTGGGGCTGCGCCTGACGCTGCGTAAAACCTGGGAGCGCTACAACCTGCCGATCCTGATCACCGAAAACGGCATCGGCGCGCCGGACGCGCTGGAAGCGGGCGAGGTGATTAACGACGACTACCGCATCGACTTTTTACGCCAGCATATCGCACAGCTTCAGCTGGCGCTGGCGGATGGCGTGGAGGTGATCGGCTACTGCCCGTGGTCGGCGATTGATGTGGTCAGCACCCATCAGGGCTACGGCAAACGCTACGGCTTTATCTACGTTAATCGCGGCGAGCACGATCTGAAAGACCTGAAGCGGATTCGCAAGCAGAGCTTCGGCTGGTATCAGCAGGTGATTGCCAGCAACGGGCAGAGCCTGTAA
- a CDS encoding glucose PTS transporter subunit IIA: protein MDYKQLAHQILSLGGGKSNISRLTHCATRLRMEFNDRTQVDAQAIEKLPGVIGVVESGGQFQIVVGNQVQQTYRTLMSEIGTLNAQPAGGNAAAKKSGIFSQIISVISTTFTPVIPAITGAGMIKALLAILKLCGLISASSTTYQLLDTIADAAFFFLPVLLAYGAAIKFACSPILAMTIAGALLHPNLAQMLAKGGDITFIGIDVRLADYAGSVLPIIFTVWLMSWVERFAEKVSPSMLVFFIKPMIVLLVTAPLALVVVGPFGILLNDLVAAGAAVVNGKASWLIPMLMGGLQPFLVITGTAWAMTPIATAQLTRQGFETINGPGMLASNIAQGAATLCVALKTKNKDLKQLASSAGFTALLGITEPSLYGVTLKLKRPLIAAMIGGGCAGIYAGLSGVVRYAFVSPGLAALPAFIGDNPMNIVHALVTCAIAIVVTFSLTWFLGFDDPQPEGEGDLSPSDGTPSAGAKPAGSGASPVSRAAVSGSATAESGQSSPAASAIAGSEAHSVQGAGCPSDSDTSAAHSQPSETLRSPLSGRIVPLSAVPDDVFSLGLLGQGVAIIPDSGVLLSPVAGEVVTFLPSKHAVGIKSDGGAEILIHIGIDTVNLAGQHFTSALQVGDRVSPGDELVSFDLAAIIAAGYDPITPVLVVNSEEYRAVEAVADGQIATGADLLALRNQPGEATA, encoded by the coding sequence GTGGATTATAAACAGCTCGCCCATCAAATCCTGTCGCTCGGCGGTGGCAAAAGCAACATCAGCAGGCTCACCCACTGCGCAACGCGGCTGCGCATGGAATTTAACGATCGTACTCAGGTTGACGCGCAGGCGATTGAAAAACTGCCGGGCGTCATCGGCGTGGTGGAGAGCGGGGGCCAGTTCCAGATTGTGGTCGGCAATCAGGTGCAGCAAACCTATCGCACGCTGATGTCGGAAATCGGCACGCTGAACGCGCAGCCCGCCGGCGGAAACGCGGCGGCGAAAAAAAGCGGCATATTCAGCCAGATTATCAGCGTGATCTCCACCACCTTCACCCCGGTGATCCCGGCGATTACCGGCGCGGGGATGATCAAGGCGCTGCTGGCAATCCTCAAGCTTTGCGGGTTAATCAGCGCCAGCAGCACCACCTATCAGCTGCTGGATACCATTGCCGACGCCGCGTTCTTCTTCCTGCCGGTGCTGCTGGCCTACGGCGCGGCGATTAAATTTGCCTGTAGCCCGATTCTGGCGATGACCATCGCCGGGGCGCTGCTGCACCCGAACCTGGCGCAGATGCTGGCAAAAGGCGGCGATATCACCTTTATCGGCATCGACGTGCGGCTGGCGGACTATGCCGGTTCGGTGCTGCCGATTATTTTCACCGTCTGGCTGATGTCGTGGGTGGAGCGCTTCGCGGAAAAAGTCTCGCCGTCGATGCTGGTGTTCTTTATCAAGCCGATGATTGTCCTGCTGGTCACGGCACCGCTGGCGCTGGTGGTGGTGGGGCCGTTTGGCATCCTGCTTAACGATCTGGTCGCCGCCGGTGCCGCCGTGGTTAACGGGAAAGCCAGCTGGCTGATCCCGATGCTGATGGGCGGTCTGCAGCCCTTCCTGGTGATCACCGGCACGGCGTGGGCGATGACGCCGATTGCCACCGCCCAGCTGACCCGTCAGGGCTTTGAAACCATCAACGGCCCCGGCATGCTGGCCTCGAATATTGCGCAGGGCGCGGCAACGCTGTGCGTGGCGCTGAAAACCAAAAATAAAGATCTGAAGCAGCTGGCGTCGTCGGCCGGTTTCACCGCGCTGCTGGGCATTACCGAACCGTCGCTGTACGGCGTCACGCTGAAGCTGAAACGTCCACTCATTGCCGCGATGATCGGCGGCGGCTGCGCCGGGATTTACGCCGGGCTGAGCGGCGTGGTGCGCTATGCGTTTGTTTCGCCGGGCCTGGCCGCGCTGCCCGCGTTTATCGGCGACAACCCGATGAATATCGTCCATGCGCTGGTCACCTGTGCCATCGCCATCGTGGTGACGTTCTCGCTGACCTGGTTCCTCGGCTTTGACGATCCGCAGCCGGAAGGAGAGGGTGATTTATCGCCTTCTGATGGTACCCCTTCCGCCGGGGCGAAACCTGCCGGTAGCGGAGCATCTCCGGTGTCCAGGGCGGCAGTATCAGGTTCCGCTACGGCCGAATCGGGACAGTCCAGCCCTGCGGCATCAGCCATCGCCGGGTCGGAAGCGCACTCCGTACAGGGTGCTGGATGTCCCTCTGACAGCGACACGTCAGCGGCTCATTCGCAGCCGTCTGAAACGCTGCGCAGCCCGCTCAGCGGCCGCATTGTGCCGCTCTCGGCGGTGCCGGACGACGTCTTCTCCCTCGGCCTGCTGGGCCAGGGCGTGGCGATTATTCCGGACAGCGGCGTGCTGCTCTCCCCGGTAGCGGGGGAGGTGGTGACCTTCCTGCCGTCTAAGCACGCGGTGGGCATCAAATCAGACGGCGGTGCGGAAATTCTGATCCATATCGGTATTGATACGGTCAATCTGGCCGGTCAGCACTTCACCTCTGCTTTGCAGGTTGGCGACCGCGTCAGCCCGGGTGACGAACTGGTGAGCTTCGATCTGGCGGCGATTATTGCCGCCGGCTATGACCCGATCACCCCGGTGCTGGTGGTCAACAGCGAGGAGTATCGGGCGGTTGAGGCCGTTGCCGACGGCCAGATCGCCACGGGGGCCGATCTGCTGGCCCTGAGAAATCAACCAGGGGAGGCTACAGCATGA
- a CDS encoding LacI family DNA-binding transcriptional regulator, with the protein MTATIKDVAEHAGLSVTTVSRFLNNHPYISEDKKIRILAAMKALDYEPSTAAQQMRGVKSHRIGILVSRITNPFFANLVDALEVTARKNGYSVLIVQNHDSAGEEANCLDLLKKKIIDGLILCSVESDKAVLEKYQQHGPILLCNTRVDGSDLPVVRVDDEEATFNAMGYLLEQGYQKIAYCTGGDFLQKGHGERRNRGFLKAMAAAGRAVDDALIFRRLHSYKDGIRLAEQLAALPPSARPDVVFTGSDDVACGLVTWLTNHDIRVPQDIAVVGFDNLPVSEMVSVPITTVNQPVDKLGQFSVEYLIALIAGKPYRYNSDDLKAELVLRKSA; encoded by the coding sequence ATGACTGCAACCATTAAAGATGTGGCAGAGCACGCCGGACTGTCGGTCACCACCGTCTCGCGCTTTCTGAATAACCACCCTTACATCTCCGAAGATAAGAAAATCCGCATCCTCGCGGCGATGAAGGCGCTGGACTACGAGCCAAGCACCGCCGCGCAGCAGATGCGCGGGGTGAAGTCGCATCGCATCGGCATTCTGGTGTCGCGGATAACCAACCCGTTCTTCGCCAATCTGGTCGACGCGCTGGAAGTGACGGCGCGCAAAAACGGCTACTCGGTGCTGATCGTGCAGAACCACGACAGCGCGGGGGAAGAGGCCAACTGCCTCGATCTGCTGAAGAAAAAGATTATCGACGGCCTGATCCTCTGCTCGGTGGAGAGCGATAAAGCGGTGCTGGAAAAATACCAGCAGCACGGCCCTATTCTGCTGTGCAACACCCGCGTGGACGGATCGGACCTGCCGGTGGTGCGGGTGGATGATGAAGAGGCAACGTTTAATGCGATGGGCTATCTGCTGGAGCAGGGCTACCAGAAAATCGCCTACTGCACCGGCGGCGACTTTCTGCAAAAGGGCCACGGCGAGCGCCGCAACCGGGGCTTCCTGAAGGCGATGGCGGCCGCGGGCAGAGCCGTTGATGACGCGCTGATTTTCCGCAGGCTGCACAGCTACAAAGACGGCATCCGCCTGGCGGAGCAGCTGGCGGCGCTGCCCCCTTCCGCACGGCCGGACGTGGTGTTTACCGGCAGTGACGATGTGGCCTGTGGCCTGGTCACCTGGCTGACCAACCATGACATCCGGGTGCCGCAGGATATCGCGGTGGTCGGCTTCGATAACCTGCCGGTTTCTGAAATGGTCAGCGTACCGATTACCACGGTGAATCAACCAGTGGACAAGCTGGGCCAGTTCTCGGTGGAGTACTTGATTGCGCTTATCGCCGGTAAACCGTACCGCTACAACAGTGACGACCTGAAAGCGGAACTGGTGCTCAGAAAGTCGGCGTAA
- a CDS encoding alpha-glucosidase: MLKQQRDQDNAWWKGSVIYQIYPRSFKDSNNDGIGDLPGVIEKLPYLHSLGVTLLWISPFYLSPMADNGYDIADYYAVNPEFGEMRDVDTLIEKAAAFGIKIMIDLVVNHTSDEHPWFQQALADANSPHRDYYLFRPAVNGQPPNNWRSIFGGSAWEKVPGEETYYLHVFHKKQPDLNWENPQMRHDIYRMINWWLEKGVAGFRVDAITFIKKDADYASVPVDGADGLGSIKSKARNRPGIEVFLNELKENTFDNYACVTVGEAPGVPYAEYGQFIGENGYFDMIFDFHAADIDVENGSEWFRRRDWTVAEFRDALFDSQNAFAQCGWGTSFIENHDQPRALSKLVHPDYQNAIGAKCLAAMYFFLRGTPFIYQGQELGMTNFCRSDISEFDDISSIDNYHRALAEGFSAQQSLAFVNNRSRDNSRTPFPWDNTANSGFNQGAKLWLALSSDDGKINAADQQQDADSVFAFYQRLIRLRNHDYPDALIWGDFMPLETAEPEIISYQRRTESECFISVTNLSNHAVDYKIPEGEIIVNNYPQLSSSLKPYQSILIKGTTQHE; encoded by the coding sequence ATGTTAAAGCAGCAAAGAGACCAGGATAACGCCTGGTGGAAGGGATCCGTGATTTACCAAATCTATCCGAGGAGCTTTAAGGACAGTAATAACGACGGCATTGGCGATCTGCCGGGGGTTATCGAAAAACTGCCCTATCTGCATTCACTGGGCGTGACCCTGCTGTGGATATCGCCGTTTTATCTGTCACCGATGGCCGATAACGGCTACGACATCGCCGATTACTACGCGGTCAACCCGGAGTTCGGCGAGATGCGCGATGTGGATACGCTGATTGAGAAAGCCGCCGCGTTCGGGATTAAAATCATGATCGACCTGGTGGTAAACCACACCAGCGATGAGCATCCGTGGTTTCAGCAGGCGCTGGCCGATGCAAATTCGCCTCATCGCGATTATTATCTGTTCCGCCCGGCGGTGAACGGCCAGCCGCCGAATAACTGGCGCTCGATTTTCGGCGGCAGCGCGTGGGAAAAGGTGCCGGGCGAAGAGACGTATTACCTGCACGTGTTCCACAAAAAGCAGCCCGACCTGAACTGGGAAAACCCGCAGATGCGCCACGATATCTACCGGATGATCAACTGGTGGCTGGAGAAAGGCGTGGCCGGCTTCCGCGTGGATGCGATTACCTTTATCAAGAAAGATGCCGACTACGCCAGCGTCCCGGTCGACGGCGCGGACGGGCTGGGATCGATTAAAAGCAAGGCGCGCAACCGCCCCGGCATTGAGGTGTTTCTGAACGAGCTGAAGGAAAACACTTTTGATAACTATGCCTGCGTCACCGTGGGTGAAGCGCCGGGCGTTCCCTATGCGGAATACGGCCAGTTTATCGGCGAGAACGGCTACTTCGATATGATTTTTGACTTCCACGCGGCGGACATCGACGTGGAAAACGGTTCCGAATGGTTCCGCCGCCGCGACTGGACGGTAGCCGAGTTCCGCGACGCGCTGTTTGACAGCCAGAACGCCTTTGCGCAGTGCGGCTGGGGCACCAGCTTTATTGAGAATCACGACCAGCCGAGGGCGCTGTCAAAACTGGTTCACCCGGACTATCAGAATGCCATCGGCGCGAAATGCCTGGCGGCGATGTACTTCTTCCTGCGCGGCACGCCCTTCATCTACCAGGGCCAGGAGCTGGGCATGACCAACTTCTGCCGCAGCGATATCAGCGAGTTCGACGATATCTCCAGCATTGATAACTACCATCGCGCGCTGGCGGAAGGGTTCTCCGCACAGCAGTCGCTGGCGTTCGTCAATAACCGCTCGCGGGACAACTCGCGCACGCCGTTCCCGTGGGACAACACGGCAAACAGCGGATTTAATCAGGGGGCGAAACTCTGGCTGGCGCTCTCCTCGGACGACGGCAAAATCAACGCCGCCGATCAGCAGCAGGATGCGGATTCGGTCTTTGCCTTCTACCAGCGGCTGATCCGCCTGCGCAATCATGACTATCCCGATGCGCTGATCTGGGGCGACTTTATGCCGCTGGAAACGGCCGAACCGGAAATTATCAGCTATCAGCGCCGCACGGAAAGCGAATGCTTTATTTCTGTCACCAACCTCAGTAACCACGCAGTTGATTATAAAATACCGGAGGGCGAGATTATCGTTAATAACTATCCACAGCTCAGTTCTTCATTAAAGCCTTATCAAAGCATTCTTATCAAGGGAACAACCCAACATGAATAA